CAACCAAGAACCCAATTCGAATAAAGATATCTAAATCTGACCAACCTCTTTCCTTATAGTGGCTTTATACCCAGTCTTGAAAGTCATTAACATTCACTATAACCTCCCCTTTCGTTTAACATCTTTAATTATAGAAAAGACTAACTATAAGTATGACAAACCTTATACTCCTATAAAGAAATATATCCTTCTAATTTTTGTTAAATAAAAACTTAATGTAAGTAACATTAAGTTTGTTAAAAATTTTTTTAAAAAACTTTCTAAACTTTATGTGACAATGGATTGGCACGTTTTTAGAATTTTCTACCCCTTTACATCTCAGAAAATATCAGTACCATATACAATGTGACCACTATTTTAAAAAATTTAAATGTAATTGAAAGGAGGTCTTATCGATTGGCCGAATTTCACGATGACGATGCGCGTATGACAATTACTGATGCAAAAGACTTAGTGATTGATTCTCTTGCAGAGACAATGGATCTTTATGGGGTGACCCGAAGTGCAGGCTCGCTCTATGGAACGATGTACTTTGAAGGCGATATGACATTGGATGAAATGCGGGACAAGCTTGGTATGAGTAAACCGAGTATGAGTACTGGGGTAAAAAAACTGCAGGATTTCAATGTGGTCAAAAAGACGTTTCGGCGGGGACAACGAAAACATACGTATGTGGCAGAGCGTGACTTCTTCCGTTTTTTCTCTAACTTTTTTAGTCATAAATGGGAACGAGAAGTGGATTTGAATCTTGACGCGATACGCAATGCCCAAGAACAATTATTAGCCATTACCCAGGCAGAAACAATTTCTGATGAGTTAAAACAGGAAGCTCAAGAAATATACGATGTTCTCGAAGGCTCAAAGCCATATTATTACTGGCTTCAGCGCTTAGCTGCCATGGTTAAAACAGGAGAAATCTTTGAAATTATCCCGTTCTATCCACCAGTGAATGAAGAGAAATAACTTTCATGTGTAGTAAAGTGATGTTTTAAAGGGAATTCTCTGTATTTAACCATACGGGTGACCTGAAGATTATAATAGTGCATCTCATTTAAACCACATACGCCCTAACTATCTATGGATAGTCATTTGGTAGGTCAGGGCTGTATGCGATTTATAAAATTCGGAATATTGGCAAAATTTTTAATAAAAATTAGGAGGAACACTATGTTAAACCATCATTTAAGCAAAACAGCAATCTATTCACTTTCTTTAAGTACAGTACTATTCTTATCAGCCTGCGGGGGAAATGACGAAGGGGCGGCTGATGACAATGATGATTATGATCCCGAAGGTGAAGAAATTGAGCTAACTTACGTAGCATGGGATTCGGAACTCGCATCCACGAACGTAATTGGCCTCGTTTTGGAAGAGATGGGTTACAATGTCCAACTTACAGTAGTAGAACAAGCACCGATGTGGATAAGTGTAGCCGAAGGGGATGCTGACGGTTTTGTTGGCGCATGGCTACCCTCAGACATGGCGTCTGAATATGAACAATACGGTGACGACTTAGTGGATCTCGGTCCTAATCTTGAAGGAAATCGCACA
The genomic region above belongs to Bacillus sp. A301a_S52 and contains:
- a CDS encoding GbsR/MarR family transcriptional regulator; translated protein: MTITDAKDLVIDSLAETMDLYGVTRSAGSLYGTMYFEGDMTLDEMRDKLGMSKPSMSTGVKKLQDFNVVKKTFRRGQRKHTYVAERDFFRFFSNFFSHKWEREVDLNLDAIRNAQEQLLAITQAETISDELKQEAQEIYDVLEGSKPYYYWLQRLAAMVKTGEIFEIIPFYPPVNEEK